The Saccharothrix violaceirubra genome segment GAGCACGGCCGAGGTGGAACGCCGGCTCGGCCCGTTCACACCGCCCGCCGGTCTCGTCACGCGGTTGACCGGGGTGGAGTCGCGGCACGTCATGCGCGACGACGAGCAGGCGTCGGATCTCGCGGTGGCGGCGGCGCGCAAGCTGCTCGCCGACACCGGCACGGCGCCCGCGGACGTCGACCTGCTGCTGTTCGCCTCGGCCAGCCAGGACATGGTCGAGCCCGCGACCGCGCACATCGTGGCCGCCAAGCTGGAGCTGTCGTGCCCGGTGATGGACGTCAAGAACGCCTGCAACAGCGTGCTCAACGCGATCGAGGTCGCCGACGCGCTCATCACCACCGGCCGCTACCGCCGGGTGCTGATCGCGAGCGGTGAGTCACCCTCGCGTGCCGTGCGGTGGAACGTCGACAGCCTCCAGGCGTTCCTGCGCGCCTTCCCCGGGTACACGCTGTCCGACGCGGGCGCGGCCCTGCTGCTCACGCCGGGTGACGGCGTGCTGGGCAGCGGGTTCACCGCCGACTCCACGCAGTGGGAGGTCGGCACGCTGCCCGGCGGTGGATCACGTCACCCGCGCGACCCCGAGCACACCTACTTCGACCTCGACGGCGCCCGGCTCAAGTCCGCGTTCCTGTCGCTGGGCGGCGGCGTGCTGGACGCCACGCTCGACCGGCTCGGCCTGACCTGGGCCGACTTCGCGGTGATCTGCGTGCACCAGGTCTCGCTGCCGTACCTGGGCGTGTTCGCCGAACGCCTGGGCGTGCCGACCGACCGGCTCGTGATCACGTTGCCCGAGCACGGGAACGTGGCGTCCGCGAGCCTGCCGCTGCAACTGGCCACCGCGCAGCGGCTGGGCCGGTGCGGTCCGGGTGACCTGGTCGCGCTCGTCGGTCTGGCCGGCGGGGTCAGCCTGGGCATGGTGGTGATCCGGCTGTGACCGCGCTGTGGGTCGTCGTGCCCGCGTACAACGAGGAACGCGGCATCACCGCGACCCTGGAAGCGTTGGCCGCGCAGGACGACAGGGACTTCACCCTCGTCGTGGTGGACAACGCGTCGACGGATTCCACTGTGGATGTGATCCGGTCTTTCGCCGCACGCCACCCGGTGCTGAGGCTGGAGATCGTCCACGAGCCGGAGAAAGGCACGGGTGCCGCCGCCGACACCGGGATGCGGCACGCCATCGCGCACGGTGCCACGTGGCTGGCCCGCACGGACGCCGACTGCCTGCCCGCACCCGACTGGACCGCGCGCGTGAAGGCCGCGTTCGGGTCGGGTCTGCGCCTGGTCTCCGGGCGGCTGCTGCCCCGCACCGACGAGGGGCTCTCGGCGGTCGAACGCGGCGTCCTCGTCGCCGCCGTCGAGGTCGCCGGGTTGTTCGGCAGGATCCGGCCCGGCAACCGCGATCCCCGCTACCTCGGCCCGTACGTGATGACGGCGGGCTGCAACATGGCCGTCACCGCCGAGCTGTACACGCTCAGCGGCGGTTTCCCGCGGACCAGGATCGAGGACGTGCACGAGGACCGCGCGCTGGTCAACGCGGTCCGCCGGCACACCACCGCCTACGGGCCGCGCCGGGACGTCGTCGTCCGGGGTTCCTCGCGTCGCGCGCTCGCCTGGGGCCTGCGTCGTACGCTCGCCTGGTACGCCGACCACCGCTACCGGCCCGAGCACGTGGACATCCGATGACCCCCGAGACCAGGCTCCAGCTCGCCGCGCACCCGGTGGCGTACCCGTTGCTGCGGGGCATCGCCCTGCTCGGACCGGCGGTGCGCGTGCCCCGCGTCGGCGTGGTGGTCTCGGATGCCGCACTGGCCAAGGAGGTCCTCACCGACACCGCCAAGTTCACCAAGACCGGGCCCGGATCGCCGGCCGACCTGTGGACACCGGTCGTCGGCCCGTCGGTGCTGCTGAACATGGACGGCGCCGCGCACGTGGCGTTGCGCCGCAAGCTGTCCGGCCTGTTCACGCCACGCGCGGTGGCCGGTTTGTGCGCACGGGCCGGCGAAGGGCCGCTGTCCCGGCTGCGGGACGACCTGGCCTCGGGCCACGAGGTCGACCTCGTGGCCGTGGTGCGCGACCTGGTCGGCGCGGTCATCTGCGGGCTGGTCGGCCTCGATGCCGCGCAGGCCCGGCAGGCGGCCGACGCCGGGTCCGCGATCACGGGCATGGTGCGGCTGGGCCGGCCGCGACTGGGACCGGCCCAGGTCGCACGGGCCCGGGCCGCGCTGGGCACGCTCACCACCCCGGCCGCGAAGGCGTACGCCGAGGGCGACCCGTCGACCGTGCCGGGACGGATGCGGGAACTCGGGCTCGGCGAGGACGAGGCGCTCGGCGCCGTGGCCGCGTTCGTGCTCACCGGCACGGAGACGCTGGTGTCCTACATCCCCCGGTTGGTCGCGTTGCTGCACGACTCCGGTTGGCTGACCCGGCTGCTCGCCGAACCGGAGCGGACCGGCGACGTGGTCGCGGAGGCGTTGCGGGTCACCGTGCCGTCGCCGGTGATGTTGCGCAGCGTCGCGGTCGACACGTGGGTCGGGCCGGTCGCGGTCCGCCGGGGCGACCGGGTGGTGATCGCGACGATCTCGGCGTGCGCCCTGGGTCCGTTCGACCCGGACCGGCCGCACCCGCACGCGGTGCGGCAACTCTGGTTCGGCGCGGGGCCGCACTTCTGCCTGGGCATGCCCTTGGCCGACGCGGAGATCCGCGCGTTCCTGGACGCCGTACTGAGCGCCGCACCGGTGTCCATTGTGGAGCGTAAGGCGGCACGCCGGGTGCTCGTCCCGCACTACGAACGCCTGGTGGTGCGCCGTGCCTGACCTGCTCGTCGACGTCCTCGACGCGGCCCGCGAGCACGGCGACGCGCCGGCCGTGACCGCGAAGGGCCGCACGCTCACCTACCGGCAGCTCGCCGAACGGGTGCTCGCGACCGCACACCGGTTGGCGGAGAACGGTTTCACGCCCGGCACCCGCATGCTGTTCTCGGTCCGCCCCGGCCCGGACGCGATCGTGCTCGCCCTGGGCACGGTGGCCGCGGGCGGCACGGTCGTGTTCGTCGACCCCGGCGGCGGTCCCGAGTTGTTCGCCCGGCGCTGCGCCCTGGCCGGTCCGGGGTGGGCGGCGGCGGAATCCCTGCTGTACGCGGTGAGCGCGCCCGGACCGCTGCGGGCCGTCGCCCGCCGGAGGGGCGTGCTGCTGCCGGACTACGGCGCGTTGCCCGTGCGGCACGCCAGGTCCGGTCCCTGGCTGCCGGGCGTGCCCCGGGGTGCCGTGTCGACGAAGCGGCTCGCCGCACCCGTCGCCGGTCACCTCCGGCCGCCGCCGGCGGACCCCGACCAGGAGGCGGTCGTCGTGTTCACGTCCGGCACGACGGCCGAGCCGAAAGCCGTGGTGCACACGCGGGGATCGCTCGGCGCGGCGCTGCGCGTGCTGGCCACGCGATGCGCGCTCGGCCCGGACTCACGTGTGCACACCGACCAGATGATGCTCGGACTGCCCGCGCTCGTGGCGGGCGCGCACTGGACCATGCCGCCGTACGGGTTCGCGCCCGCCGCCGACCCGGCCGCGCTCGCCGCCGGTCTGCACGGCGCCACGCACACGTTCCTCGTGCCCGCCGACCTGGCCGTGATCCTGGACAGCGGTGTCGCGCTGCCGGGGTCGTTG includes the following:
- a CDS encoding class I adenylate-forming enzyme family protein, coding for MPDLLVDVLDAAREHGDAPAVTAKGRTLTYRQLAERVLATAHRLAENGFTPGTRMLFSVRPGPDAIVLALGTVAAGGTVVFVDPGGGPELFARRCALAGPGWAAAESLLYAVSAPGPLRAVARRRGVLLPDYGALPVRHARSGPWLPGVPRGAVSTKRLAAPVAGHLRPPPADPDQEAVVVFTSGTTAEPKAVVHTRGSLGAALRVLATRCALGPDSRVHTDQMMLGLPALVAGAHWTMPPYGFAPAADPAALAAGLHGATHTFLVPADLAVILDSGVALPGSLRQVLLGSAPVLPPLLERARAALPDVEFLAVYGMTEILPVAIATGDEKIAHGGDLLGVPLPGVRARLADDGELLVSGPNLCRGYLGRPPLTEHATGDLARFDGDRLVLIGRKKDMILRGRTNVYPGLYEPAIAGLPGVAEAVLVGVPDEIGDERIVLVLLARPGERPGLADRVRAALPGVIDVSALPDEVVEVPELPRTARNRKVDRVALRAAVGR
- a CDS encoding 3-oxoacyl-ACP synthase III family protein, translated to MGSRLAGVAVHLPEHRMSTAEVERRLGPFTPPAGLVTRLTGVESRHVMRDDEQASDLAVAAARKLLADTGTAPADVDLLLFASASQDMVEPATAHIVAAKLELSCPVMDVKNACNSVLNAIEVADALITTGRYRRVLIASGESPSRAVRWNVDSLQAFLRAFPGYTLSDAGAALLLTPGDGVLGSGFTADSTQWEVGTLPGGGSRHPRDPEHTYFDLDGARLKSAFLSLGGGVLDATLDRLGLTWADFAVICVHQVSLPYLGVFAERLGVPTDRLVITLPEHGNVASASLPLQLATAQRLGRCGPGDLVALVGLAGGVSLGMVVIRL
- a CDS encoding cytochrome P450 → MTPETRLQLAAHPVAYPLLRGIALLGPAVRVPRVGVVVSDAALAKEVLTDTAKFTKTGPGSPADLWTPVVGPSVLLNMDGAAHVALRRKLSGLFTPRAVAGLCARAGEGPLSRLRDDLASGHEVDLVAVVRDLVGAVICGLVGLDAAQARQAADAGSAITGMVRLGRPRLGPAQVARARAALGTLTTPAAKAYAEGDPSTVPGRMRELGLGEDEALGAVAAFVLTGTETLVSYIPRLVALLHDSGWLTRLLAEPERTGDVVAEALRVTVPSPVMLRSVAVDTWVGPVAVRRGDRVVIATISACALGPFDPDRPHPHAVRQLWFGAGPHFCLGMPLADAEIRAFLDAVLSAAPVSIVERKAARRVLVPHYERLVVRRA
- a CDS encoding glycosyltransferase; protein product: MTALWVVVPAYNEERGITATLEALAAQDDRDFTLVVVDNASTDSTVDVIRSFAARHPVLRLEIVHEPEKGTGAAADTGMRHAIAHGATWLARTDADCLPAPDWTARVKAAFGSGLRLVSGRLLPRTDEGLSAVERGVLVAAVEVAGLFGRIRPGNRDPRYLGPYVMTAGCNMAVTAELYTLSGGFPRTRIEDVHEDRALVNAVRRHTTAYGPRRDVVVRGSSRRALAWGLRRTLAWYADHRYRPEHVDIR